The nucleotide window TCAGATGCTGAACCAGCTTCTTCTGTATCAGCAGCCTCATCTTCTGAACCTTCTTCATCCACAATTTCCTGTGAAGATTCCATGTATTGCAAAGCAGCTTCGATTACCTCAAGGGCTTCGTCTTCTTTTCCCTCAGCGAACAAAGCACCTGCCTCTTGGAGGCGTTCTGCTGCATATGTAGCAAGCAATTCTGCTTCTTTAGAATTATCAAATGTAAAAGCAAGCCTTATTTTCTCAAGTGCGATTTTAGCAAAGTAGAAGAAGTCACCAGGAATCAAAGATGGGTTCGTTTCTTCGAGTTCATCGACCTGTGTTTTTGCTTCTTCAAGCTCTTCGGGGCTGACATTTTGCAATTCTACCGTTTCAAGCTCAGAATTATTATCTTCTGCCATTGCAACTGGCGAAAAGGCAAATGTTCCAGCAAGCACTAATGCCAATGTACTTTTGGCGATTTTTTTCATCTCTTGGTTAGAAAGTTTCTTCATCCTCAGTTCACCTCGTATGTTTTTGGAGCGGCCGCTTTAATCACTACAAGGTTACGTTTGCGCTTACAATGTTATGGGGGTTTTAAAAAAAAAAAATAAACACTTCAGTCAAAATATGACCGAAGCACTACAAATATTGTTGATATGTAAGGTTTTAAATGGATTCTTAGTTTTTGAAAAATTTGAGCAAGACAGTTTCTACTGAAGTCTGGAATCTTCCCATCATGTACTGACTTATTGAAAGTAGTTAGTATGAATGACCAACCCAGCTGGATGAAATTACATTTAAGAATTCTCCCAGCAAGATAGGCATTGTTAAAATATGCAATAAGATCTGGCCATTCTAGTTGTAATAAAACTTAAGCAATAGCTTCCTTATCAAGAATCCAGTAAGCACTCCAGGAATGACAAAGAGCATTGGAAGGAAAACTGGCCCTGGAAATACGCCAAAGATTTTTACCTTCGGTGATATCATCAGCCCAACTGTTACGAAATAGGCAGAAAACGCAAAAGGCAAAAAGGTGATCTTCTCTTCCTCCGGCATTACGCTTCTATACGCATCCCACATGGCGAACATGTATAAACATGGGTAAAACATCAGCCACTGGTAGTCCATTACATGCATAGCCTTTTCTGTCTCCCCGAGGAAGCTATACATTATTCCTTTATTAAAATTACTATTAACGTTAACAAGGAACTCAAGGAGGACAAATAAAATGCCCTTTACAAGGTTTCCCGTCAGTAGCTGGGGAAAACCTGGCAGTGCGATGCTCCACATTACCGCTTCTAGTTTGGTTAAGTTCTTTTTAATCGCCACGTCACGTTTCATCCTTTAGTCATATTATTGGTACCTTTATGAGTGCTGAATTCTTCACAGTGTCAAAAGATCACCGGAATCTATTCTTTCTGATCCTTCGTATTTCACTACTTGTTTTAGATTGTCCAAATTGTGCTTCGAATTATCATTTTTCCAGTTAATTGTTAAATATATTTCATATGAATGACTTAATCCAGATTTCTCAACAATGGAATACTAAGAAGGTAAATAGAAAAAAATGTCAAAATTAATTAAACCGCCCCTAGTACTGGGACGGTCGAAAATTATTTGTTGCTTTTCAAGAGGGCGATATAGTTTTTAGCAAAAGTGAGCCAATCTTTTTTTCTCGGCAAAATAGCTTTTAAATAAATTCAGGAACAATGGATATTTCCCTTTATACGGATACCATTGAATTTCAGATTTCATGAAACCCATGTCTTCCATGATTGCTTTTTCATGACAAAAGATTCTCAAGCCGGCCTCAGAATGATAACGGCCAATGCCGCTTTCCTTGGTTCCCCCAAAAGGAAGACCATGGTTGGCTACGGTAATGAGGACATCATTAATAACGACAGCTCCAGACACAAGCCTGGAAGAGACACGACGTGCCTTCACTTTATCCTGGGTCCAGACACTTGCATTCAGGCCATACACGGTTCCATTAGCAAATGCTATCGCTTCTTCTTCTGTATCGAATGGAACAACAGGAAGCAATGGGCCGAAAGATTCTTCCTGGATGATTTTCATGTCTTGCTCGACTTCTGTGATAATGGTAAGCGGCAGGAACATGTCTCCCTTCCAATCAGAAGGTTTCAATCCAGTTTCCAACTTCGCTCCCCGTTCAAGTGCTTCATTCAGCTGTTCTCTCACCACGTCTTTCTGGGCAGGAAAAGTCATTGAACCGACATCAGAATTTATATCGTTCCCTTGATGAAGGGAATTGACTTCTTTTTTCAATTTTTCAAGGAACTTCCCATATATTGACCTTTCAACATATAACCGCTCAGCACTCATACAAACCTGACCGCTGTTTGTAAAGGCACCCCATGCCGCTGCCTTAACTGCCCTGTCGAGATTGGCATCTTCAAAAACAATCATCGGATCCTTGCCGCCGAGCTCCAGAGTTGTTGGAATCAAATCCTTCGCAGCCTGCTGCTGGATGATTTTCCCTGTACGGACAGAGCCTGTAAAGAAGATGTAATCTGGCTTACCCGAAGTAAAAGCAGCGCCAACTTCCTTGCCGCCATGCGCTACCTGTACTGTTCCTTCAGGGAACCCTGAGCGTCGGAACAAGTCTTCGATGCATTTACCAACAAGCGGAGTTACCTCTGATGGCTTCAGGATGACAGAATTGCCTCCAGCCAGAGCGCTGATCATCGGTACCATCGCCAGCTGCAGCGGATAATTCCAGGGAGAAATGACAAGTACGACACCACGTGGCATATATTCAATAAAGGATTTTTTACCGATTAACAATAATGGTGTTTTCACCTTTTGCCTGCTAAGTGCCTTTTCAGCATGTTTAATTATATGGTCGATCGCATCAAGTGTAGGCATGATATCTGCTACAATTGACTCTGTCAATACCTTACCAGTATCAGCTGAGATGATTTTTGCAATTTCATCCATTTCATCGACCATCAGCTGCTTCAGCTTTCTTAAATATCCGGTACGCTCAGAAATGGCAAGACTGCTCCAAGCCCCAAAAGCCTTCCTCGCCTCCTGATAGAAGAATGGAACTTCATGGACAGGCGTCTCCTCGATTTCGGCAATAATCTCCCCTGTTGCTGGTGCCATAACCGACATCTTTTGCACTTCTTCAACTGAATGCACATTCATTCACCTGCCAATAATTAAAGTTTTATATAATGTTTATTTGGTATTGAGGATTATTTTTATTTTCTAGATAGAAAGCCGCCATAGAAGCAATCCCTTCTTTGAAATCCGGGCATGTGATTCCTGAATCCTTTAAGTCATCCTGTGCCTGGGAAGAATCAAAATGGCCTCTCCATATAAAATAGTCAAGTGCTTCCTTTTCAACTCCAAGATACCTCCTGAGCATTCTGAAATTGAGTCCTCCTTTTGCCAGTGACAGTGGTACAGAACCTTTAGGCTGTCTCTTCAGCAATTCGTACATCATCATTTCATATAGCTCAGACACTTTGTATGGTTTAGGATCCGTAAGATGATAGGTTTTCCCTGTTCCCTTATCAGCAAAGGTTAAATAGGTTGTCGCCTCAATAATATAATCCACTGGAACCAGATTGACAACAGTATCCCCTTTTCCAAGCTTTGGCAAGAATGGCATGAAGCTGAGGCGGTCGATGAAATTCATGATGAAATACGGGCTATCGAACTTAATGGTTTCTCCTGTTCCGGAATGACCTTTTACAATTCCTGGCCTGATGATGGTGACAGGAATCTCTGACTTCAATGACTCTACGAGGACTTCAGCTTCATACTTGGTCTCTTCATAGAAGTTTTTGAAACCTGGAGGCTCGATCAATTCATCCTCATACAATATACCTTCCCGCTTGCCTGCAACGTATCCAGTGCTGAAATACGTATAGCGCTTAAGATTTCTTAAGGTTTTCGCCCATTCATTCACGAACCTTGTTCCATCTACATTCACACGATAAGCAATTTCCTTTGGAACCGCAAGGTCATATACAGCTGCAAGATGGAAGACATGCGTTACAGTTGACTCAAGCTGTGCTTGCTTTTCCTGGTCAATCGCCAGGGCTGATATTGTAATATCGCCTTTGATAATCTCAAACTGGCTTTCAGACAGGTTAAAATCCTCAACGATTTTTGCTCTCTCAGTCTCTGCCTTATCAACCATATTAGGCAACACCAAAACATGAATCTTTCCTTTACCATCATTTTTCCGTAAAACTTCCCTAATCAATTGATTGCTGATGAATCCCGGAAATCCTGTAAAAAAGTACCCGTACTCCATGAATGTCCTCCTCACCGTTAATTAGCTATATTTTAACGGTAAGCGTATACAATCGCAATTACTTTGCTGACTATTCTGAAAAATACGATAAATGTCGAAGGCTGCAATATACTTCAGTGAAACTCCCCGTTTATATTGGAGGCCAATGTCTTCGCAAAAAGAGACCTGGCTCATCTCAGCCAGGCCTCTCGCATTATCTTCTTCTTCTAAAATCCTGATTTGTATCTTCTTCTTCTTTTACGCGTTGAAGGAGCTCTTCTAACATACCGGCCATTTCTTCTTTCGTGTATTTTCCCTTTTGGAAATATGTGTGGCCCTCTTCTGTTCCCGTTTCATAATCTGTTTCTGTATGGTCTTTTAGCAGATAGGCTGGTACAAGATGCCCATCTGGTGTCGCATACATTTTATTTCTTCTTCTATAATCTTTGTCAAAGAAGCTATAGACCACCGGAATGACAAACAGGGTCAGGAATGTACTGCTGATCAGTCCGCCAATCACTGTAATTCCCATCGGCTGGTTGATTTCAGTTCCTTCCCCGATGCCAAGGGCAAGCGGGAGAAGTCCAAGGATAGTCGTCAAAGCTGTCATCAGGATAGGCCGTGCCCTGTCTTTTACCGATAGGACAATAGCTTCGTGCGGTATCAAACCACGTTCTTTCTTCTGGTTGATATAGTCAACGATTACAATCGCATTGTTTACAACGATACCTGCAAGTACAATGATACCGATGACCACTGTCAAGCTTACTGGTGTTCCCGTTGCCGTCAGCGCCAGAGCGACACCTATTACCATCAGCGGAACCGTGAACATGATGACAAATGGATACTTCAGTGACTCAAATTGGGCCGCCATGACGAGATAGATCAAGATGATAGCCAGAACGAAAGCCAGTACAAGATCATCAATTGATGATTCTAGAAGCTCTCTGTCTCCACTGAAGACAACTTCAGTTTCTTCTGGCAAATCAAGCTCAGCTATCCTCTCATCCACCTTTTTGGAAATATCACCAAGGTTCGTTGATGATTTATATTTCATTGTGAATTCCACTGCACCTTGCTGATTGATCCGTTGGATTCGGACAGGACCACTCCCGGTCTCAATATTGGCAACCTGGCCAAGAGTAACATAATTACCGTCAGGCTTCTTGAT belongs to Mesobacillus subterraneus and includes:
- a CDS encoding aldehyde dehydrogenase family protein, which gives rise to MHSVEEVQKMSVMAPATGEIIAEIEETPVHEVPFFYQEARKAFGAWSSLAISERTGYLRKLKQLMVDEMDEIAKIISADTGKVLTESIVADIMPTLDAIDHIIKHAEKALSRQKVKTPLLLIGKKSFIEYMPRGVVLVISPWNYPLQLAMVPMISALAGGNSVILKPSEVTPLVGKCIEDLFRRSGFPEGTVQVAHGGKEVGAAFTSGKPDYIFFTGSVRTGKIIQQQAAKDLIPTTLELGGKDPMIVFEDANLDRAVKAAAWGAFTNSGQVCMSAERLYVERSIYGKFLEKLKKEVNSLHQGNDINSDVGSMTFPAQKDVVREQLNEALERGAKLETGLKPSDWKGDMFLPLTIITEVEQDMKIIQEESFGPLLPVVPFDTEEEAIAFANGTVYGLNASVWTQDKVKARRVSSRLVSGAVVINDVLITVANHGLPFGGTKESGIGRYHSEAGLRIFCHEKAIMEDMGFMKSEIQWYPYKGKYPLFLNLFKSYFAEKKRLAHFC
- a CDS encoding SDR family oxidoreductase, translated to MEYGYFFTGFPGFISNQLIREVLRKNDGKGKIHVLVLPNMVDKAETERAKIVEDFNLSESQFEIIKGDITISALAIDQEKQAQLESTVTHVFHLAAVYDLAVPKEIAYRVNVDGTRFVNEWAKTLRNLKRYTYFSTGYVAGKREGILYEDELIEPPGFKNFYEETKYEAEVLVESLKSEIPVTIIRPGIVKGHSGTGETIKFDSPYFIMNFIDRLSFMPFLPKLGKGDTVVNLVPVDYIIEATTYLTFADKGTGKTYHLTDPKPYKVSELYEMMMYELLKRQPKGSVPLSLAKGGLNFRMLRRYLGVEKEALDYFIWRGHFDSSQAQDDLKDSGITCPDFKEGIASMAAFYLENKNNPQYQINII